In Aegilops tauschii subsp. strangulata cultivar AL8/78 chromosome 3, Aet v6.0, whole genome shotgun sequence, one genomic interval encodes:
- the LOC109756756 gene encoding non-specific lipid-transfer protein 2P-like has protein sequence MAVRKDMAVVAAMMVLGLVALGSTASAAAAPCNAGLLAACASPVMTGSKPSAACCSNLRAQQGCFCQFAKNPIYGRYIQSPYTRQTVSTCGIALPHC, from the coding sequence ATGGCGGTGAGGAAGGACATGGCCGTGGTGGCGGCTATGATGGTGCTGGGGCTGGTGGCTCTGGGAAGCACAGCGAGCGCGGCCGCGGCGCCGTGCAACGCGGGGCTGCTGGCTGCGTGCGCGTCGCCGGTCATGACGGGGTCCAAGCCGAGCGCCGCGTGCTGCTCCAACCTGCGCGCCCAGCAGGGCTGCTTCTGCCAGTTCGCCAAGAACCCCATCTACGGCCGCTACATCCAAAGCCCTTACACCCGCCAGACCGTCTCAACCTGCGGCATCGCCCTGCCACACTGCTAG
- the LOC109756754 gene encoding protein GID8 homolog: MATSKKVVTREEWEGKLRDVKIRKEDMNRLVMNFLVTEGFVDAADRFRVESGTQPEIDLATITDRMEVKKAVQSGNVQEAIEKINDLDPTILDTNPEIYFHLQQQKLIELIRVGKIHEALEFAQEELAPRGEENLAFLEEIEKTVALLVFEDVKNCPYGELLDVSQRLKTASEVNAAILTSQSHEKDPKLPSLLKMLIWAQNQLSEKAAYPRINNLSTADLEDPAI, from the exons ATGGCGACCTCGAAGAAGGTGGTGACGCGCGAGGAGTGGGAGGGGAAGCTGCGCGACGTCAAGATCCGCAAGGAGGACATGAACCGCCTCGTCATGAACTTCCTCGTCACCGAGGGCTTCGTCGACGCCGCCGACCGCTTCCGCGTCGAGTCCGGCACCCAAC CGGAGATTGACCTGGCGACCATCACGGACCGGATGGAGGTGAAGAAGGCGGTTCAGTCGGGGAACGTCCAGGAGGCTATCGAGAAGATCAACGATCTCGACCCCACG ATTCTGGATACAAATCCCGAAATATACTTCCATCTGCAGCAACAAAAGCTGATAGAGTTGATTCGTGTGGGGAAAATACATGAAGCTTTGGAGTTTGCTCAAGAAGAACTTGCACCAAGAGGCGAAGAAAAT CTAGCCTTTCTCGAGGAAATAGAGAAAACAGTAGCACTCTTGGTTTTTGAAGATGTAAAGAACTGCCCATACGGGGAACTATTGGATGTTTCTCAACGTTTGAAGACAGCAAGTGAAGTTAACGCTGCCATCCTTACAAGCCAAAGCCATGAGAAAG ATCCAAAACTCCCTAgcctgttgaagatgttgatttGGGCTCAAAACCAGCTGAGCGAAAAGGCAGCGTATCCACGAATCAATAACCTGTCCACTGCTGACCTAGAAGATCCAGCTATAtga